A region of Pseudomonas saponiphila DNA encodes the following proteins:
- a CDS encoding aryl-sulfate sulfotransferase: MLRLTTALPLLLSTALLASAVQAAPSVYPTGVTRYDPARAYNQYVIFSGADKQTHLIDMNGNEVKNWPQAGFPSAIIDPQLVNGERGRVLLQLKDKEPGPLGSAGNGLGNQSVGELDWNGKVLWQWGDQAPGGAAQQHHDQRRLSNGNTLVLANKVHKVAGFKVPQVIDDAIYEVSPEGQVKWQWLASEHLREFGFTPAQLKLVYGTDNPDYLHINNLSVVGPNRWFDAGDQRFAPDNLLIDSRNANFIAILDKHSGKVVWRLGPNLAPINPKTAGKVPRPVDQFVGQHDAHIIPAGLPGAGHLLVFDNQGTAGYPSVPLGLIAGSRVLEIDPIKNEIVWQYSAASSRQPGWAFYSSFISSARRLPNGNTLIDEGMNGRFFQVTAGGEIVWEYVSPYLGKAPGSEAISNWVYRALPVNYDWVPEGTPRSQTAVSVPESGLKQASASTGI; the protein is encoded by the coding sequence ATGTTGCGCCTCACCACCGCGTTGCCCCTGCTGTTGTCCACCGCCCTGCTGGCCTCGGCGGTGCAGGCCGCCCCCAGTGTCTACCCCACCGGAGTGACCCGCTACGATCCGGCCAGGGCCTATAACCAGTACGTGATCTTCAGCGGCGCCGATAAACAGACCCACCTGATCGACATGAACGGCAACGAGGTGAAGAACTGGCCGCAAGCCGGTTTTCCCTCGGCGATCATCGACCCGCAACTGGTGAACGGCGAGCGTGGCCGGGTGCTGTTGCAGCTCAAGGACAAGGAGCCCGGGCCCCTGGGCTCGGCCGGCAACGGCCTGGGCAACCAGAGCGTCGGTGAGCTGGACTGGAATGGCAAGGTGCTCTGGCAGTGGGGCGACCAGGCCCCGGGTGGCGCCGCCCAGCAGCACCACGACCAGCGCCGGCTGAGCAACGGCAACACCCTGGTGCTGGCCAACAAGGTGCACAAGGTGGCGGGGTTCAAGGTGCCCCAGGTGATCGACGATGCGATCTATGAAGTCAGCCCCGAGGGCCAGGTCAAATGGCAGTGGCTGGCCTCCGAGCACCTCAGGGAATTCGGTTTTACCCCGGCGCAACTGAAGCTGGTGTACGGCACCGACAACCCGGACTACCTGCACATCAACAACCTCAGCGTGGTGGGCCCCAACCGCTGGTTCGACGCCGGTGACCAACGCTTCGCCCCGGACAACCTGCTGATCGATTCGCGCAACGCCAACTTCATCGCCATCCTCGACAAGCACAGTGGCAAGGTGGTCTGGCGCCTGGGGCCGAACCTGGCGCCGATCAACCCCAAGACCGCGGGCAAGGTGCCGCGTCCGGTGGATCAGTTCGTCGGCCAGCATGACGCCCACATCATTCCCGCCGGCTTGCCGGGGGCCGGCCACCTGCTGGTGTTCGACAACCAGGGCACGGCCGGTTACCCCTCGGTGCCTCTGGGGCTGATCGCCGGCTCCCGGGTGCTGGAGATCGACCCGATCAAGAATGAGATCGTCTGGCAGTACAGCGCCGCCAGTTCCCGGCAGCCGGGCTGGGCCTTCTACAGTTCGTTCATCAGCAGCGCGCGGCGTTTGCCCAACGGCAACACGCTGATCGACGAGGGCATGAACGGGCGCTTCTTCCAGGTCACGGCTGGCGGCGAAATCGTCTGGGAATACGTCAGCCCCTACCTGGGCAAGGCCCCGGGCAGCGAGGCCATCAGCAACTGGGTGTACCGCGCCTTGCCAGTGAATTACGACTGGGTGCCCGAGGGCACGCCGCGTTCGCAAACCGCGGTGAGCGTGCCGGAGTCGGGGCTGAAGCAGGCCAGTGCCAGCACGGGGATTTGA
- a CDS encoding SMI1/KNR4 family protein gives MSNMTTDWNAWEIEPGSAVDEQRITQVQQRLGVELPPLYLELVQYAEAATPGIGRFAYDGGYACISEFFDFSLTSEPWTLLWYASPGRVPGLPAGCLPIARDAGGLLICLDFNSPQVAVEIFDPENASRYPVAADFKAFVERWQP, from the coding sequence ATGTCGAACATGACCACGGACTGGAATGCCTGGGAAATAGAACCCGGATCGGCGGTGGATGAACAGCGGATCACCCAGGTGCAGCAACGCCTCGGCGTCGAGCTCCCGCCGCTGTACCTGGAGCTGGTGCAATACGCCGAGGCCGCCACGCCGGGGATCGGCCGTTTTGCCTATGACGGCGGCTACGCCTGCATCAGCGAGTTCTTCGATTTCAGCCTGACCAGCGAACCCTGGACCCTGCTCTGGTACGCCAGCCCTGGCCGCGTGCCGGGACTGCCCGCCGGTTGCCTGCCGATCGCCCGGGATGCCGGCGGCCTGCTGATCTGCCTGGACTTCAACAGCCCGCAGGTGGCGGTGGAAATCTTCGACCCCGAGAACGCCAGCCGCTACCCGGTGGCCGCAGACTTCAAGGCCTTCGTCGAGCGCTGGCAGCCATGA
- a CDS encoding helix-turn-helix domain-containing protein produces the protein MTIIVRLDVVMAKNKIRSKELAAILGITEANLSLLKNGKVKGMKIETLDKLCAALDCQPGDLLEYQASEPA, from the coding sequence ATGACCATTATCGTTCGGCTTGACGTTGTCATGGCTAAAAACAAGATTCGCTCCAAAGAGCTGGCCGCCATCCTGGGCATTACCGAGGCGAATCTGTCGTTGCTGAAAAATGGCAAGGTCAAGGGGATGAAAATCGAGACCCTGGACAAACTCTGCGCTGCACTCGACTGCCAACCCGGCGACCTGCTGGAGTATCAGGCCAGCGAGCCTGCGTAA
- a CDS encoding helix-turn-helix transcriptional regulator, with translation MDYFLITARLGEQVRQRRLHRGLTQASLAALAGVTRQKVIAIERGDLSVGMAAYARVLGALDCEFTLVPAAMPTLDEIQGVFD, from the coding sequence ATGGACTACTTTCTGATCACTGCGCGCCTTGGCGAGCAGGTTCGCCAGCGTCGTCTGCACCGTGGCCTGACCCAGGCCAGTCTGGCCGCCCTGGCCGGTGTGACCCGGCAGAAGGTCATTGCCATCGAGCGCGGCGACTTGTCGGTGGGCATGGCGGCCTATGCGCGAGTGCTGGGCGCCCTGGACTGTGAATTCACCCTGGTGCCGGCCGCCATGCCCACCTTGGACGAGATCCAGGGAGTGTTCGACTGA
- a CDS encoding type II toxin-antitoxin system HipA family toxin: MATVLQVATPAGESGKVHRGADDYLFRYHDDARAQAAISLLMPVRLDEYRYRELHPIFQMNLPEGYVLEQLRNRLAKVLKVDPMLLLALSGSSAPIGRVAVSSPEVDGLLQRQQFPGEKLQEILAWDGAEDIFADLVERYILRAGISGVQPKVMVPERPDAASRRFTSNTSELIIKSGRDEFPGLAINEFLCMSVARESGMAVPEFYLSDNAKLFVIRRFDRDEQLGCLGFEDMAALMGLGAQQKYSKSYSAIAKAVRLFCPPEQVPGSLAQLFAMVSLSCIVGNGDAHLKNFGLLYSDPGQRDARLAPAYDIVNTTAYIPQDVLALDLLGNKSLFASRQGLLEFAKVCDVARPQEVIRGQLAALERVLNRSAEWGERAPHVVAAIRQCAEPFMKTFG; the protein is encoded by the coding sequence ATGGCCACGGTGTTGCAGGTAGCCACCCCGGCCGGTGAGAGCGGGAAAGTCCACCGTGGCGCAGACGACTATCTGTTTCGCTATCACGATGATGCTCGGGCACAGGCTGCGATCAGTCTGCTGATGCCCGTGCGGCTGGATGAATACCGTTATCGGGAGTTGCACCCGATCTTCCAGATGAACCTGCCCGAAGGCTATGTGCTGGAGCAATTGCGCAACCGCCTGGCCAAGGTGCTGAAGGTCGACCCGATGTTGCTGCTGGCACTGTCCGGCAGCAGCGCGCCGATCGGGCGGGTCGCGGTGAGCTCGCCTGAAGTCGATGGGCTGTTGCAGCGACAGCAGTTTCCCGGGGAAAAACTGCAAGAGATCCTCGCGTGGGATGGCGCCGAGGACATCTTTGCCGATCTGGTGGAGCGCTACATCCTGCGTGCCGGGATATCCGGCGTGCAGCCCAAGGTCATGGTGCCGGAGCGGCCTGATGCGGCGTCGCGGCGTTTTACCTCGAACACCTCGGAGTTGATCATCAAGAGCGGCCGGGATGAGTTTCCGGGTTTGGCGATCAATGAATTCCTGTGCATGTCGGTGGCCAGGGAGTCGGGGATGGCGGTGCCCGAGTTCTACCTCTCCGATAACGCCAAGTTGTTCGTCATACGCCGCTTCGACCGGGACGAGCAGCTCGGTTGCCTGGGGTTTGAAGACATGGCGGCGCTGATGGGACTGGGTGCGCAGCAGAAATACAGCAAGAGCTATTCGGCCATTGCCAAGGCTGTGCGCCTGTTCTGTCCACCTGAGCAGGTGCCGGGTTCACTGGCGCAGTTGTTTGCCATGGTCAGCCTGAGCTGCATCGTGGGGAATGGCGATGCCCACCTGAAGAACTTCGGGCTGCTGTATTCCGACCCTGGCCAGCGCGATGCGCGGCTGGCGCCGGCCTACGACATCGTCAATACCACGGCCTACATACCGCAGGACGTGCTGGCCCTGGATCTGCTGGGCAACAAGTCCCTGTTTGCTTCTCGGCAGGGGTTGTTGGAGTTCGCCAAGGTCTGTGATGTGGCTCGTCCGCAAGAGGTTATTCGCGGGCAGTTGGCAGCACTGGAGCGGGTGTTGAACCGATCGGCCGAATGGGGCGAACGGGCGCCGCATGTCGTCGCGGCGATCCGGCAATGTGCCGAGCCCTTTATGAAAACCTTTGGCTAG
- a CDS encoding DUF6392 family protein, producing the protein MDAKTISRWVSSLGLSHEALIARGERIERPTGKIYDEFEWLTVVVEPGLMLDFWEDSLALEKVLIEFMPLEQGRSYYRGELPAPFSRTMTHEEIRSLLGTPLRSGERRPSADGQYTLNAWESYRLPEPLHPSARVGLVYNADMQIKVLSFDLLEPQRD; encoded by the coding sequence ATGGACGCTAAAACGATCAGCCGCTGGGTAAGCAGCCTCGGGCTCAGCCATGAAGCACTGATCGCCCGGGGAGAGCGCATCGAGCGCCCGACGGGCAAGATCTACGATGAATTCGAATGGCTGACCGTGGTCGTCGAGCCCGGCCTGATGCTGGACTTCTGGGAAGACAGCCTGGCCCTGGAAAAGGTACTGATCGAATTCATGCCCCTTGAACAGGGGCGCTCGTATTACCGCGGCGAGCTGCCTGCCCCCTTCTCGCGCACCATGACCCACGAGGAAATCCGCAGCCTGCTGGGCACGCCCCTGCGATCGGGGGAACGCAGGCCATCAGCCGATGGGCAATACACGCTCAACGCCTGGGAGAGCTACCGCCTGCCGGAGCCTCTGCATCCCAGTGCGCGGGTTGGTTTGGTCTATAACGCCGACATGCAGATCAAGGTCCTGTCGTTCGACTTGCTGGAGCCGCAGCGCGACTGA
- a CDS encoding CynX/NimT family MFS transporter, with protein sequence MPRTESTFQRWAGWALLVCLGLNLRPILSSVSPLLDEIRGATGLSFQGSAWLTSLPVICMGLVALLGVRIEARLGERRGVSLGLLLVLLACGVRLCFGQATALLATALLGGAGVALIQALVPALIKRQFQQRVALAMGVYSASLMGGGGLAALLSPQVASHFGNWQVGLGVWLLPAMAALLLWRCLPLGAGRRNVSQAPSQTLWNNRRAWLLALYFGLVNCGYMSMVAWLPAYYLQLGWSASQSGSLLAFMTLFQVTAALLMPALAQRSSDRRPLLGISLAAQAVGFLGLVLWPLQSPHLWVALIGFGLGACFALSLILTLDHRRDPREAGQLAAFVQGVGFLINAISPWLSGWLRQVTGSFVSAWWVLIVGVLAMLLLTRIFSPASYQGRAQLDTAPQPT encoded by the coding sequence ATGCCGCGAACTGAATCCACCTTCCAGCGCTGGGCCGGCTGGGCCCTGCTGGTGTGCCTGGGCCTGAACCTGCGGCCGATCCTCAGCTCGGTCAGCCCGCTGCTCGACGAGATCCGTGGCGCCACCGGCCTGAGCTTCCAGGGCAGCGCCTGGCTCACCAGCCTGCCGGTGATCTGCATGGGCCTGGTGGCCTTGCTCGGGGTACGGATCGAAGCCCGCCTCGGCGAACGCCGTGGCGTGTCCCTGGGTTTGCTGCTGGTGCTGCTGGCCTGTGGGGTGCGGCTGTGCTTTGGCCAGGCCACGGCCCTGCTCGCCACCGCCCTGCTCGGTGGCGCCGGCGTGGCCTTGATCCAGGCCCTGGTGCCAGCACTGATCAAACGCCAGTTCCAGCAGCGCGTGGCCCTGGCCATGGGCGTCTACTCGGCCTCGCTGATGGGCGGTGGCGGCCTCGCCGCCCTGCTCAGCCCGCAGGTGGCCAGCCACTTCGGCAACTGGCAAGTGGGGCTGGGCGTCTGGCTGCTGCCGGCCATGGCCGCCCTGCTGCTGTGGCGGTGCCTGCCCCTGGGCGCCGGTCGCCGCAACGTCAGCCAGGCCCCCAGCCAAACACTGTGGAACAACCGTCGCGCCTGGCTGCTGGCCCTGTATTTCGGCCTGGTGAACTGCGGCTACATGAGCATGGTGGCGTGGCTGCCGGCCTACTACCTGCAACTGGGCTGGAGCGCCAGCCAGAGCGGCTCGCTGCTGGCCTTCATGACCCTGTTCCAAGTCACCGCCGCCCTGCTGATGCCGGCCCTGGCCCAGCGCAGCAGCGACCGCCGGCCACTGCTGGGCATCAGCCTCGCGGCCCAGGCCGTGGGGTTTCTCGGGCTGGTGCTGTGGCCTTTGCAGAGCCCGCACCTGTGGGTAGCGCTGATCGGCTTCGGCCTGGGAGCCTGCTTTGCCCTGAGCCTGATCCTGACCCTGGATCACCGCCGTGATCCCCGGGAAGCCGGGCAACTGGCGGCCTTCGTCCAGGGCGTGGGCTTTCTGATCAATGCCATCTCGCCGTGGCTGAGCGGCTGGCTGCGGCAAGTCACCGGCAGCTTTGTCAGCGCATGGTGGGTGCTGATCGTGGGTGTCCTGGCGATGCTGCTGTTGACGCGGATCTTCAGCCCGGCCAGCTATCAGGGCCGGGCCCAGCTCGACACAGCACCACAACCGACCTGA
- a CDS encoding nucleoside deaminase, translating to MNDDQHYLQRAVELARRNVEHGGRPFGALLVRNGRVLAEAVNEIHLSQDPTAHAEMLAIRAASRQLGPRLDDCVIYASGQPCPMCLAAMYLCGVSRAVFAASNEQAEPFGLSTAAIYQQLSKPLEAQRLPLLHLPQAAMVALYQDWQQRHAAN from the coding sequence ATGAACGACGATCAACACTACCTGCAACGGGCCGTTGAACTGGCCCGGCGCAACGTCGAACACGGTGGCCGCCCGTTCGGCGCGCTGCTGGTGCGCAACGGCCGGGTGCTGGCCGAGGCGGTGAATGAAATCCACCTCAGCCAGGACCCCACGGCCCACGCCGAAATGCTCGCCATCCGCGCCGCCAGCCGGCAACTGGGCCCGCGCCTGGACGACTGCGTGATCTACGCCAGTGGCCAGCCCTGCCCCATGTGCCTGGCCGCCATGTACCTGTGCGGCGTATCTCGCGCGGTGTTCGCCGCCAGCAATGAACAGGCAGAGCCGTTCGGCCTGTCCACCGCGGCCATTTACCAACAGCTGAGCAAGCCCCTGGAAGCCCAGCGCCTGCCGCTGCTGCACCTGCCCCAGGCGGCGATGGTCGCCCTGTACCAGGATTGGCAGCAGCGCCATGCCGCGAACTGA
- a CDS encoding LysR substrate-binding domain-containing protein, which produces MLDPVLLRSFVAVADSQNFTRAAERLHLTQSTVSQQVRRLEESLGCQLLDRDQRRVVATVEGERLLAYARRILALHEEACDVLLNQRGEEVLRLGVPEDFAAERLMPMLSRFGLDYPAVRLEVTCGLGPELLRQFRRGEFDLLLVKQMGHSDDCLESWPEPLCWVDSLRQPALGRDPLPLVAFPVGGLYRQEMLHHLEVGGWPWRIAYSSASLASVCSAVAAGLGISLLPVRVLGKGHRLLDAASGLPDIQGVRLALYAGSGLSRAGKALQEQLRAVASVKPQVENTGKL; this is translated from the coding sequence ATGCTGGACCCCGTGTTGCTTCGCAGTTTTGTCGCGGTGGCCGACAGCCAGAACTTCACCCGCGCCGCCGAGCGCCTGCACCTGACCCAGTCCACCGTGAGTCAGCAGGTGCGGCGCCTGGAAGAGAGCCTGGGCTGCCAGTTGCTCGATCGCGACCAGCGCCGGGTGGTGGCCACGGTGGAGGGCGAGCGCCTGCTGGCTTATGCCCGGCGCATCCTGGCGCTGCATGAAGAAGCCTGTGATGTGCTGCTCAACCAGCGCGGCGAGGAGGTGCTGCGCCTGGGTGTGCCGGAAGACTTCGCAGCCGAGCGCCTGATGCCGATGCTTTCGCGCTTTGGCCTGGACTACCCGGCGGTGCGCCTGGAGGTCACCTGCGGCCTGGGGCCGGAGCTGCTGCGCCAGTTCCGCCGTGGCGAGTTCGATCTGTTGCTGGTCAAGCAGATGGGCCACAGCGACGACTGCCTGGAGTCCTGGCCCGAGCCTTTGTGCTGGGTCGACAGCTTGCGCCAGCCGGCCTTGGGCCGCGATCCGCTGCCGCTGGTGGCGTTTCCGGTGGGCGGGTTGTATCGCCAGGAAATGCTTCACCACCTGGAGGTCGGCGGCTGGCCGTGGCGCATCGCCTATTCCAGCGCCAGCCTGGCCAGTGTCTGCTCGGCGGTGGCGGCGGGTCTGGGCATCAGCCTGTTGCCGGTGCGGGTGCTGGGCAAGGGCCATCGACTGCTCGACGCCGCCAGCGGCCTGCCGGATATCCAGGGCGTGCGCTTGGCGCTGTACGCCGGCAGTGGCCTGAGTCGGGCCGGCAAGGCATTACAAGAGCAGTTGAGGGCAGTGGCCAGCGTCAAGCCGCAAGTTGAAAACACCGGGAAGTTATAA
- a CDS encoding energy transducer TonB: protein MGNVQTAASAHEVLWRQAPSGELVDLGRPHRSPLGQLRLQRTPKGVLRRREAILLGVAALVLHGAVIYWLSQKPTPVLPIVPPEIPPMTIEFSHPAPPVVEPPPPVPVQPVVEPPPPVEDELAVKPPPPKPVPKPKPKPVPKPEPKPAPKPVQQTPAAPQPAAPVAAPTAPAPPAPAPVTPASASAAYLKNPAPEYPSLAQRRGWEGTVLLRVHVLASGKPGEIQIQKSSGRQQLDDAALAAVKRWSFVPAKQGDVAQDGWVSVPIDFKIH, encoded by the coding sequence ATGGGCAATGTCCAGACCGCCGCCAGTGCACACGAGGTGCTTTGGCGCCAGGCACCGAGCGGCGAGTTGGTCGACCTCGGCCGGCCTCACCGCTCGCCGCTGGGCCAATTGCGTCTGCAACGCACGCCCAAGGGGGTATTGCGTCGTCGTGAGGCGATCCTCCTGGGCGTCGCGGCTCTGGTATTGCACGGTGCAGTGATCTACTGGCTGAGCCAGAAACCGACCCCGGTGCTGCCCATCGTGCCGCCGGAGATTCCGCCCATGACCATCGAGTTCTCGCATCCGGCGCCGCCGGTGGTCGAGCCGCCTCCGCCTGTGCCGGTACAGCCGGTGGTGGAGCCGCCGCCTCCGGTGGAGGACGAGCTGGCGGTCAAGCCGCCACCGCCCAAGCCGGTGCCCAAACCCAAGCCCAAACCGGTGCCCAAGCCCGAGCCGAAACCCGCGCCCAAGCCGGTGCAGCAGACGCCGGCGGCGCCGCAACCTGCGGCGCCAGTAGCCGCTCCGACAGCGCCCGCGCCACCGGCCCCGGCCCCTGTGACACCGGCTTCGGCCAGCGCCGCGTACCTGAAGAACCCGGCGCCGGAATACCCCTCCCTGGCCCAGCGCCGCGGTTGGGAAGGCACGGTGCTGTTGCGGGTGCATGTCCTGGCCAGCGGCAAGCCGGGGGAGATCCAGATCCAGAAGAGCAGCGGTCGCCAGCAACTCGACGATGCGGCCCTGGCCGCGGTCAAGCGCTGGAGCTTCGTCCCCGCCAAGCAGGGTGACGTGGCCCAGGACGGCTGGGTCAGCGTACCCATCGACTTCAAGATTCATTGA
- a CDS encoding MotA/TolQ/ExbB proton channel family protein → MTLLASPLESIESAVIWLLVVFSVATWGLALVKGVQFARLKSQDRKFHNQFWAASSLDSAAALSETAPGAAARVAQAGYAAIQVGDAPHAADLSQAINHQDRLERALRQQIVRERRSLETGLAVVASIGSTSPFIGLFGTVWGIMEALKGISAAGSASLETVAGPIGAALVATGVGIAVAVPAVLVYNYFLRRLKLTAADLDDFAHDFYSLAQKSSFRVLIHPSAHKVAAQGGQQKVKEAS, encoded by the coding sequence ATGACGTTACTGGCATCTCCACTGGAATCCATCGAAAGCGCGGTGATCTGGCTGTTGGTGGTCTTCTCCGTCGCCACTTGGGGCCTGGCCCTGGTCAAGGGCGTGCAGTTCGCCCGCCTCAAGTCCCAGGATCGCAAGTTTCACAATCAATTCTGGGCCGCTTCCAGCCTCGACTCCGCCGCCGCCCTGAGTGAAACCGCGCCCGGCGCGGCGGCCCGGGTGGCCCAGGCCGGCTATGCGGCGATCCAGGTCGGCGACGCGCCGCATGCGGCGGACCTGAGCCAGGCGATCAATCACCAGGACCGCCTCGAACGCGCCTTGCGCCAGCAGATCGTGCGGGAACGCCGCTCCCTGGAAACCGGCCTGGCGGTGGTCGCCAGTATCGGTAGCACCTCGCCCTTCATCGGCCTGTTCGGCACCGTGTGGGGGATCATGGAAGCCCTGAAAGGCATCAGCGCCGCCGGCTCGGCGAGCCTGGAAACCGTGGCCGGGCCGATCGGCGCGGCGCTGGTGGCCACCGGCGTGGGGATCGCCGTCGCGGTGCCGGCGGTGCTGGTCTACAACTACTTCCTGCGGCGCCTGAAGCTCACCGCCGCGGACCTCGACGACTTCGCCCACGACTTCTACAGCCTGGCGCAGAAGAGCTCGTTTCGCGTGCTGATCCACCCGAGCGCGCACAAGGTGGCGGCCCAGGGCGGCCAGCAGAAAGTCAAGGAGGCCTCCTGA
- a CDS encoding ExbD/TolR family protein: protein MAFSTQDSDEVQSEINVTPLVDVMLVLLVVFIVTAPLLTNAIPINLPKTEAVAPVEQKDPLVVSIDGTGKLFINKDQIQPDLLETNLQAAKAKDPQVRVQLQADDGVNYGEVARAMASIERAGITKLSVITAR from the coding sequence ATGGCCTTCTCCACCCAAGACAGCGATGAAGTGCAGAGCGAGATCAACGTCACCCCGTTGGTGGACGTGATGCTGGTGCTGCTGGTGGTGTTCATCGTCACCGCGCCGCTGCTGACCAACGCCATTCCGATCAACCTGCCCAAGACCGAGGCCGTGGCCCCGGTGGAGCAGAAGGACCCGCTGGTGGTGAGCATCGACGGCACCGGCAAACTCTTTATCAACAAGGACCAGATCCAGCCGGACCTGCTGGAAACCAACTTGCAAGCGGCCAAGGCCAAGGACCCGCAAGTGCGGGTCCAGCTGCAGGCCGACGATGGCGTCAACTACGGCGAAGTGGCCCGTGCCATGGCGTCCATCGAGCGTGCGGGCATCACCAAGCTTTCGGTGATTACCGCACGCTGA
- a CDS encoding alpha/beta hydrolase, translated as MRNESIRYLIVPGWQGSPEDHWQTHWQNSLPNSARVEQADWLTPRREDWVAALAEAIAADDTPVILIAHSLGCITVAHWAARAPLAALRQVRGALLVAPADVERPACAPALRNFAPIPRDLLPFPSQVVGSDNDSAVSAPRALQLARDWGAEAGILAGAGHINVKSGHQRWEQGFAYLYRLQNRMEQHALRRA; from the coding sequence ATGCGCAACGAATCCATTCGCTACTTGATTGTGCCGGGCTGGCAAGGATCGCCAGAAGATCATTGGCAAACCCATTGGCAGAACAGCCTGCCCAACAGTGCGCGGGTGGAGCAGGCCGATTGGCTGACGCCGCGCCGCGAGGACTGGGTGGCGGCCCTGGCCGAAGCCATCGCCGCCGACGACACCCCGGTGATCCTGATTGCCCACAGCCTGGGCTGCATCACCGTGGCCCATTGGGCAGCGCGGGCGCCTCTGGCCGCTCTGCGTCAGGTGCGTGGCGCGCTGCTGGTGGCTCCGGCGGACGTCGAGCGTCCGGCCTGTGCCCCGGCGCTGCGCAATTTCGCGCCGATTCCCCGGGACCTGCTGCCGTTCCCCAGCCAGGTGGTCGGCTCGGACAACGACAGCGCCGTGAGTGCCCCGCGGGCTCTGCAGCTGGCCCGCGACTGGGGCGCCGAAGCCGGGATCCTGGCCGGTGCCGGGCATATCAACGTCAAGTCCGGCCACCAGCGCTGGGAGCAGGGCTTCGCCTATCTCTACCGTCTGCAGAACCGTATGGAGCAACACGCCCTGCGTCGTGCCTGA
- a CDS encoding sigma 54-interacting transcriptional regulator yields the protein MSSHTPFGQPLLTFPDAEKSPLSIRAKALVFVDPRSRQLREELEQLAPRAVSVLIRGETGTGKELLARHIHRASDRSGLFVSVNCGAISPTYADAELFGYAAGSFSGSASSRAGWFGSANGGTLYLDEIGDLPLPIQTKLLAALENHEVTRVGAQQPSPVDVRLVAATSIDLAQAVAAGKFHERLYRYLSEGQLELPALRERVGDIESLAEYFLGIYSQRLDLPVPLISEAAQQALERHSWPGNTRELENVIHFALLVSSGEEILPEHLNLPPAPSPLEQVEQLLRQIGDSGSAAERQALHQLLQRTALT from the coding sequence ATGAGTTCTCACACCCCTTTCGGCCAGCCATTGCTGACCTTTCCCGATGCGGAAAAAAGCCCCCTGAGCATCCGCGCCAAGGCGCTGGTGTTCGTCGACCCGCGTTCGCGGCAACTGCGTGAAGAACTGGAGCAGCTGGCGCCGCGCGCGGTGTCGGTGCTGATCCGTGGCGAAACCGGCACCGGCAAGGAACTGCTGGCCCGGCATATTCACCGCGCCAGCGACCGTAGTGGCCTGTTCGTCTCGGTCAACTGCGGCGCCATCAGCCCGACCTACGCCGACGCCGAACTGTTCGGCTATGCCGCCGGCAGTTTCAGTGGCTCGGCCAGTAGCCGCGCCGGCTGGTTCGGCTCGGCCAATGGCGGGACCCTGTACCTGGACGAGATCGGCGACCTGCCGTTGCCGATCCAGACCAAGCTGCTGGCGGCCCTGGAGAACCACGAAGTGACCCGGGTCGGCGCCCAGCAGCCGAGCCCGGTGGACGTGCGCCTGGTGGCGGCCACCAGCATCGACCTGGCCCAGGCGGTGGCGGCGGGCAAGTTCCATGAGCGCCTGTATCGCTACCTCAGCGAGGGCCAGCTGGAGTTGCCGGCGCTGCGCGAGCGAGTGGGGGACATCGAGTCCCTGGCCGAGTACTTCCTGGGCATTTACAGCCAGCGTCTGGACCTGCCGGTGCCGCTGATCAGCGAAGCCGCGCAGCAGGCCCTGGAGCGCCATAGCTGGCCGGGCAATACCCGCGAGCTGGAGAACGTCATTCACTTTGCGCTGCTGGTCAGTAGTGGCGAAGAGATCCTGCCGGAGCACCTCAACCTGCCGCCGGCGCCTTCGCCCCTGGAGCAGGTCGAGCAACTGCTGCGGCAGATCGGCGACAGCGGGTCCGCCGCCGAGCGCCAGGCGTTGCACCAGTTGTTGCAACGCACCGCCCTGACCTGA